In Triticum urartu cultivar G1812 chromosome 6, Tu2.1, whole genome shotgun sequence, the following proteins share a genomic window:
- the LOC125514058 gene encoding uncharacterized protein LOC125514058, with amino-acid sequence MMMGFMMGKRKELEQVVDGLCDFSLSGPAAKCRRLDPGLPPILEEEPPCPSIPYQHQMLGEEINSGANMPIVEDMIEVAMPSHLSSEDKALVIYKPVNKPTLFGLSIANPSIIVSSDLIRGLKNQPFNQGNCHGLEDNSPERSNCLALVPWSPQRIAMTSDWSASPPESTQNVEEPMDADETEVISMDFEEAPQATPRGIDVDNIHQWHQHCMNPPSLPNPSAPVMWSW; translated from the exons ATGATGATGGGGTTCATGATGGGGAAGAGGAAGGAGCTGGAGCAGGTGGTCGACGGCCTCTGCGACTTCTCCCTCTCCGGCCCCGCCGCCAAGTGCCGCCGGCTG GACCCTGGTCTCCCACCTATTTTGGAAGAAGAACCACCGTGTCCTTCCATCCCATATCAACATCAGATGCTAGGAGAGGAAATCAACAGTGGTGCTAACATGCCCATTGTGGAAGATATGATAGAAGTTGCCATGCCATCTCATCTGTCTAGCGAGGACAAGGCACTTGTTATATACAAGCCAGTAAACAAGCCTACCCTCTTTGGTCTCAGTATCGCAAACCCTTCAATCATAGTCAGTTCAGACTTGATACGTGGATTAAAGA ATCAACCTTTCAATCAGGGGAACTGTCATGGGCTGGAGGACAATTCTCCTGAGCGCAGCAATTGCTTGGCCTTAGTTCCTTGGTCGCCACAGCGGATTGCCATGACATCTGATTGGTCCGCATCCCCACCAGAAAGCACACAAAATGTTGAAGAGCCAATGGACGCTGATGAGACAGAAGTTATTTCTATGGACTTTGAGGAAGCGCCTCAAGCAACTCCGAGGGGAATCGACGTGGATAACATTCACCAGTGGCACCAGCACTGCATGAACCCGCCATCGCTGCCAAACCCGTCAGCGCCAGTCATGTGGTCGTGGTGA